In one Bradyrhizobium cosmicum genomic region, the following are encoded:
- a CDS encoding DUF6489 family protein has protein sequence MKVNIEIDCTPLEARQFFGLPDVMPMQTAVMDKLQQQMMSNIDKVSPESLIQSWFTFDPKIAERFQDMFVTMAGLGGTRAGDKKK, from the coding sequence ATGAAAGTTAACATCGAAATCGACTGTACCCCCCTCGAAGCCCGCCAGTTCTTCGGACTACCCGACGTGATGCCGATGCAGACCGCCGTGATGGACAAGTTGCAACAGCAGATGATGTCCAACATCGACAAGGTCTCGCCGGAATCCCTGATCCAGAGCTGGTTCACCTTCGATCCCAAGATCGCGGAGCGTTTTCAGGACATGTTCGTCACCATGGCCGGCCTCGGCGGCACGCGCGCCGGCGACAAGAAGAAATAA